The Psychroflexus sp. ALD_RP9 region GTTCGTTACTTTGGTGGTACAAAATTAGGTGTTGGTGGTTTAATCTCTGCTTACAAAACTTCAGCACAACTTGCCATCGAAGCAAGCGAGATAAAAGTTAAACGCATTACGCAAGTGTTTTATGTTAATTGTGAATACGATATGATGGATGTAGCCATTCGTTTGGCAAATGATTTAAAAGCTGAAATTATTCATCAGAATTTAGAACTCGACTGTAATTTTACCATCGAAGTTCGTTTAGATGATTATGCTCGTGTTTTTGAAAATTTTAAAACAACCTACGGACTTAATGTTAGAGAAAAAAGAGACAAAAAATAATCGATTATCAACCAGAAATTAAGTCTAAAATAGACTGAGGACAACGAATTGGTCTTCTTGATTTTGCATCCATAAAAACATGAGTTGTAGAACCTGATGAACTCACAATTTCATCATTAATTTTAATGTTATATAAAAATTTCATTTTAACATTTGGCAGAGACTCTAAATAACAACCAACCTTAATGATATCACCAAAATAAAGTGGCTTTTTAAAATCGACATTAAGATTAATTAATGGCAGCATTACTCCTTTTTTTTCAAGCTCATGGTAGTGCATACCAGCATTTCGAAGCCATTCTACTCTCGC contains the following coding sequences:
- a CDS encoding IMPACT family protein yields the protein MTEDTYKTILKPGKETLYKVKGSKFFGYAFPVETEEDVNKAIEQLKKKHHKARHFCYAWQLGKHYEHYRANDDGEPSNSAGMPIYGQLQAFNLTNVLVVSVRYFGGTKLGVGGLISAYKTSAQLAIEASEIKVKRITQVFYVNCEYDMMDVAIRLANDLKAEIIHQNLELDCNFTIEVRLDDYARVFENFKTTYGLNVREKRDKK
- a CDS encoding acyl-CoA thioesterase yields the protein MLKPSQTTIEIRYAETDQMGIVHHSNYAVYFEQARVEWLRNAGMHYHELEKKGVMLPLINLNVDFKKPLYFGDIIKVGCYLESLPNVKMKFLYNIKINDEIVSSSGSTTHVFMDAKSRRPIRCPQSILDLISG